In one window of bacterium BMS3Abin14 DNA:
- a CDS encoding putative cation efflux system protein/MT2084: MANTREHIGSSIRVTVIGSVLNVVLIVLKLSLGILGHSRALVADGLHSMTDLMTDAILVGGLIIGAKPTDESHHYGHGKVEILVEMLLGGILVLAGILIIYDSAGDLLSPSNTTPSMFVIPAALFSVLSKEWLYRITMRTARSEGHPALVANAWHHRSDALSSVGVLLAVSLAIIHPAFAAADPLVGFVVAILVIGTGGKIGWKATLRIIDTAPAGDYMERIHRMIMEVPDVRSVRNLRMRYVGSLIAVEVHLGLDPEMSIDRGHAVAYEVKRSILERDSRVFDVLVHMEPENREPRQRGARGREKGFSPSV; this comes from the coding sequence ATGGCGAACACCCGCGAACACATTGGCAGCAGTATCCGGGTTACCGTCATCGGTTCTGTTCTCAACGTTGTCCTCATCGTTTTAAAACTGAGCCTCGGAATCCTCGGCCACAGCCGGGCGCTTGTGGCCGACGGCCTCCACTCCATGACGGACCTGATGACCGACGCCATACTCGTCGGCGGCCTTATCATCGGGGCAAAGCCCACCGACGAGAGCCACCACTATGGGCATGGAAAGGTGGAGATACTGGTGGAGATGCTCCTTGGGGGCATTCTCGTCCTGGCCGGCATCCTGATCATCTATGACTCCGCGGGAGACCTCCTGAGCCCTTCCAACACAACCCCGTCCATGTTCGTCATTCCAGCCGCCCTTTTCAGCGTCCTGAGCAAGGAGTGGCTCTACCGGATCACCATGCGCACGGCCAGAAGCGAGGGACACCCCGCCCTCGTGGCCAATGCCTGGCATCACCGAAGCGATGCCCTGTCCTCCGTGGGTGTTCTCCTGGCCGTCAGCCTCGCCATAATCCATCCCGCCTTCGCGGCAGCCGACCCGCTTGTCGGTTTTGTCGTGGCGATTCTGGTCATAGGAACCGGAGGAAAGATCGGGTGGAAGGCTACCCTCAGGATCATCGACACCGCGCCGGCCGGGGACTACATGGAACGCATCCACCGGATGATAATGGAGGTTCCGGATGTGAGGAGCGTCAGAAACCTCAGGATGCGGTATGTCGGCAGTCTCATCGCCGTGGAGGTCCATCTGGGCCTGGATCCCGAGATGTCCATTGACCGGGGCCACGCGGTGGCCTACGAGGTGAAGAGGTCGATCCTGGAAAGGGACAGCCGCGTCTTCGACGTCCTGGTCCACATGGAACCTGAAAATAGAGAACCACGGCAGCGTGGTGCCCGGGGGCGTGAGAAAGGTTTTAGCCCTTCGGTTTGA
- the xpsE_1 gene encoding type II secretion system protein E → MAGKGRKRIGEVLVDAGFVSQEQLTDALSESVRNGVRVGKVLVDRGLISEADLTRALSSQLSVEMVNLKEFPPDGDLVDLLPEALARRYNILPYRLDGNTLVVVMADPLNVFATDALRSVTGRSLKKMIAAESEISEWIGDLYGRGPLSGSVLADAIADSVAFGTGEESTDRLMRLAGETPVVRLLNALLGQAIGQRASDIHIEPQEKEIRIRIRVDGILEEAAKVPSHLKLALTSRIKIVSGMDIAEKRVPQDGRFRWTEGTHDVDVRASTLPTVYGEKVVLRILDRAEDVLGLTELGFGEEQQVVIRELIHRPYGIILLTGPTGSGKTTTLYAVLSEINVIGRNIVTVEDPVEYEIAGLNQVQVAPNIGLGFSSVLRNVLRQDPDVVMVGEIRDAETANIAIHAALTGHLVFSTLHTNDAASAMPRLLELGVEPYLIRSSVLGLLGQRLVRRICPSCKAEVSLSQDVRSLLWGEWVGDTFFQGRGCDECRGTGYRGRTVIAEIIRVNRPIRELVSREISQETLLAVLRKEGFTSMREEGVAKAARGETSLEEVFRVTQDVEL, encoded by the coding sequence ATGGCCGGTAAAGGCAGGAAGAGGATCGGTGAGGTCCTGGTGGATGCCGGTTTTGTCAGCCAGGAGCAGCTCACAGATGCGCTTTCCGAATCCGTCCGCAACGGGGTCCGAGTCGGGAAGGTCCTCGTGGACCGCGGCCTCATCTCGGAGGCCGATCTCACCCGCGCTCTTTCCAGCCAGCTCAGTGTCGAGATGGTCAATCTTAAGGAATTCCCGCCCGACGGGGACCTGGTCGACCTGCTTCCCGAGGCGCTGGCGAGGAGGTACAACATCCTTCCCTACAGGCTGGATGGGAATACCCTGGTGGTGGTCATGGCGGATCCCCTTAACGTTTTCGCCACAGATGCGCTGCGGAGCGTTACCGGGCGGTCCTTGAAGAAGATGATAGCCGCCGAGTCGGAGATCAGCGAGTGGATTGGTGACCTTTATGGCCGGGGACCTCTCTCGGGATCTGTTCTTGCCGATGCCATAGCTGATTCGGTTGCCTTTGGGACGGGGGAAGAATCGACGGATCGGCTGATGAGGCTTGCCGGGGAGACACCGGTTGTCCGCCTGCTTAATGCGCTCCTCGGCCAGGCCATCGGTCAACGAGCAAGCGACATTCACATCGAACCCCAGGAAAAGGAGATCAGGATCAGGATCAGGGTCGACGGTATTCTGGAAGAGGCAGCCAAAGTGCCGTCCCACCTGAAACTGGCCCTGACCTCCCGCATCAAGATCGTTTCCGGTATGGATATTGCCGAGAAACGTGTTCCGCAGGATGGACGCTTCAGGTGGACCGAGGGGACGCATGATGTCGATGTGAGGGCTTCGACCCTCCCCACCGTCTACGGGGAAAAAGTTGTCCTGCGGATTCTGGATCGGGCTGAGGACGTCCTCGGTCTTACGGAGCTGGGGTTCGGGGAGGAACAGCAGGTCGTCATCAGGGAACTCATCCACAGGCCCTACGGCATCATCCTCCTGACTGGTCCCACCGGCAGCGGAAAGACGACCACCCTCTATGCGGTCCTCAGCGAGATAAACGTCATCGGACGGAACATCGTCACAGTGGAGGACCCCGTGGAGTATGAGATTGCGGGGCTCAACCAGGTGCAGGTTGCCCCCAATATCGGGTTGGGGTTTTCCTCAGTGCTGCGAAACGTTCTCAGACAGGATCCCGACGTAGTCATGGTGGGGGAAATCCGTGATGCCGAGACGGCGAATATCGCCATACACGCAGCTTTGACCGGGCACCTCGTCTTTTCCACTCTCCACACCAACGACGCGGCCAGTGCAATGCCGCGGCTGCTCGAACTCGGGGTAGAGCCCTACCTGATTCGATCCTCAGTCCTGGGGCTCCTCGGGCAGCGTCTGGTGCGGAGGATCTGCCCGAGCTGCAAGGCGGAGGTATCGCTTTCCCAGGACGTCCGCTCCCTCCTTTGGGGGGAGTGGGTGGGAGACACATTTTTCCAGGGCCGGGGATGCGATGAGTGCAGGGGGACGGGCTACCGTGGAAGGACGGTGATCGCGGAGATAATAAGAGTCAACCGGCCGATCAGGGAACTCGTCTCCCGTGAGATCTCCCAGGAGACCCTTTTGGCCGTGTTGAGGAAGGAGGGGTTCACCAGCATGAGGGAGGAGGGTGTCGCCAAGGCCGCCAGGGGGGAAACCAGCCTGGAGGAGGTCTTCCGCGTCACCCAGGACGTTGAGCTGTGA
- the gspF gene encoding putative type II secretion system protein F, with product MPNFMYRARDDEGKLVQGTLESSSESAVAARISDMGYHPVDISRVRVRRGIFKQRRVKVPVAEVVIFYRQMATMNDAGLSIIYSLNTLAEGAGNRRFRQVIESVRMAVEGGETLSDAIAAHPGVFDEVAINMIRVGETSGNLSEVLERLAEYGERSAEIRSRVKNAMAYPVVLSVLALGVVIFSLVVVMPRFAAIFAKMNAPLPLPTRMLMSASSVVRHQGWLILGIIILAGVIFRLFLRTDGGRWAWDGFLFRLPVFGPLRLKNLSARFSRNMGTLIESGVDILFSFEVCERTLKSVRLEKALRATRDSVREGESIAPVLEMQHVFPPLLHRMIAVGEETGRLGQMLFRLAGYYDLEVEMTIKRLTTLLEPFMIIIMAAVVAFVAGATLLPLFNLVKYMH from the coding sequence TTGCCCAATTTTATGTATCGTGCAAGGGACGATGAGGGGAAACTCGTCCAGGGGACGCTGGAGTCCTCATCCGAGTCGGCCGTGGCGGCGAGGATCAGCGACATGGGCTATCATCCCGTGGATATCTCGCGGGTGCGGGTGCGCCGGGGAATTTTTAAGCAGCGCAGGGTGAAGGTCCCCGTAGCCGAGGTGGTGATCTTCTATCGGCAGATGGCAACGATGAATGACGCCGGCCTGTCCATCATCTACAGCCTCAACACCCTTGCGGAAGGGGCAGGGAACCGCCGTTTCAGGCAGGTCATCGAATCAGTCCGGATGGCGGTGGAGGGTGGGGAAACCCTGTCGGACGCCATTGCCGCGCATCCCGGTGTATTCGACGAGGTCGCCATTAACATGATCCGTGTGGGAGAGACCAGCGGCAACCTTTCGGAGGTGCTCGAGAGACTGGCTGAGTATGGGGAAAGGTCTGCCGAGATCCGGTCGCGGGTAAAAAACGCCATGGCTTACCCCGTCGTCCTTTCCGTCCTGGCCCTGGGGGTGGTGATCTTCAGCCTTGTGGTCGTGATGCCCCGCTTCGCGGCGATCTTCGCCAAGATGAATGCGCCTTTGCCCCTGCCGACGAGGATGCTGATGTCTGCCAGTTCGGTGGTAAGACACCAGGGGTGGCTTATTCTAGGCATTATCATTCTGGCCGGTGTAATATTCCGGCTGTTCCTGAGGACAGACGGGGGTCGCTGGGCCTGGGACGGGTTTCTGTTTCGCCTGCCTGTTTTCGGGCCCTTGAGGTTGAAGAACCTCTCGGCCCGCTTTTCCCGGAATATGGGCACTCTCATTGAGAGCGGAGTGGATATCCTTTTCTCCTTCGAGGTCTGCGAGAGGACCTTGAAAAGCGTCCGTCTGGAAAAAGCGCTGCGGGCTACCCGGGACAGCGTCAGGGAGGGGGAGAGCATCGCCCCTGTCCTGGAAATGCAGCACGTCTTCCCCCCTCTTCTCCACCGTATGATCGCTGTGGGCGAGGAAACGGGGCGCCTCGGACAGATGCTTTTCAGACTGGCCGGATACTACGATCTCGAAGTGGAAATGACTATCAAGCGTCTCACAACCCTGCTCGAGCCGTTCATGATCATCATCATGGCCGCGGTGGTGGCCTTCGTTGCGGGAGCCACGCTGCTGCCGCTGTTTAATCTGGTTAAATACATGCACTGA
- a CDS encoding competence protein A, with protein sequence MSIGSGKVLGIDIGRRDLKIVQVNGAPKSPSLAAWAIVAKEKRSFEGDGWRPDLFEDIALSLQLNGIKGGKAYVSLPDDMVRLSYRKLPAMPPEELKSAIVWEIRKEWDLAVDEMVVDYIEMGKVVDGTSSMNAYLAVVCRKRPLEFLGRSLLDMGIKVQSLEFSTLAQISCLPASGGTNNAIGLVDLGASQTNLIVLKDGSVRFFRMIPSGGDSISDAISQATGLTWWEAEKHKRMGVPSGEGGDEQMARAFRGTLELIVDEVFQTLRFYVAERKEGPVERLMLTGGGALMPGVDGAFQDVLGLPVEVLNPFGNLPVSAGVRDSDMMVSQGGRLVTALGLALKE encoded by the coding sequence ATGTCTATTGGTTCAGGAAAAGTCCTGGGGATCGATATCGGTCGGAGGGATCTTAAAATCGTTCAGGTAAATGGGGCCCCTAAAAGCCCCAGCCTGGCCGCTTGGGCGATTGTGGCGAAGGAGAAGCGATCCTTTGAGGGGGACGGGTGGCGGCCCGACCTATTTGAGGATATTGCCCTTTCCCTCCAGCTCAACGGCATTAAGGGGGGTAAGGCATACGTCTCCCTTCCGGACGATATGGTGCGGCTTTCCTACCGTAAGCTTCCCGCCATGCCCCCGGAGGAGCTGAAAAGCGCCATTGTCTGGGAGATCCGCAAGGAATGGGATCTGGCAGTCGACGAGATGGTTGTAGACTATATTGAAATGGGCAAAGTAGTGGATGGTACGAGTAGTATGAATGCCTATCTGGCTGTCGTTTGCAGGAAAAGGCCGCTTGAGTTTCTCGGCAGAAGTTTGCTGGACATGGGGATCAAGGTCCAGTCGCTGGAGTTTTCGACCCTTGCCCAGATTTCCTGTCTGCCGGCTTCAGGCGGTACGAACAACGCTATCGGTCTGGTGGACCTCGGTGCGTCCCAGACCAACCTCATTGTCCTCAAGGATGGCTCTGTAAGGTTTTTTCGCATGATCCCTTCAGGAGGCGACAGTATCAGCGATGCAATCTCACAGGCAACGGGACTTACCTGGTGGGAAGCGGAAAAACACAAGCGAATGGGTGTCCCGTCCGGGGAGGGGGGAGACGAGCAGATGGCCCGGGCCTTTCGCGGCACGCTGGAACTCATTGTCGATGAGGTGTTTCAGACCCTCCGGTTTTATGTCGCCGAACGCAAGGAAGGTCCTGTGGAACGTCTTATGCTCACGGGAGGAGGTGCACTGATGCCAGGTGTAGATGGGGCATTTCAGGATGTGCTCGGCCTGCCCGTCGAGGTGTTAAACCCATTTGGGAATCTGCCGGTATCCGCCGGCGTGAGGGACAGTGACATGATGGTCTCCCAGGGCGGCAGGCTGGTTACAGCTCTGGGATTGGCCCTGAAGGAGTGA
- the pilQ_1 gene encoding type IV pilus biogenesis and competence protein PilQ precursor — MKEIRRYRPAVQFLTGCLALLLLSVGLARAAGPYDLEFREADVKDVLRLLGDQEGINIIIGDGVKGTVTASFRGVGFEEILDSIMKMNDLRAVKDGSILRVESRLNMVGRGDTMVHRVFRLDYFKAEALAKTLAKSLSRDGSVTPDETTNSVLVNESQDRIDEVAALIKELDQPVPQIMIEARIVETTTTFAKELGVRWGFQYSRTSGGNVTKVFGTQAGNSIVNVPAAPVVFGGAGFSFGRLDGSLNLDFQLTAMENRGVGKIISTPKIVTLDRAEATIQAGVKIPIQTVSEQQGVATTKIDYIDAFLKLTVTPQVTSQGQIVMKISAERTEPDWTRTVSDVPALQTREAQTQVRVRDGETVVIGGLLQENEKSVESRVPILADIPLIGGAFKRKEKTRDNGELLIFITPRIISP, encoded by the coding sequence ATGAAAGAGATCAGAAGATACAGACCCGCTGTTCAATTTCTCACAGGTTGCCTCGCACTGCTTCTCCTGTCCGTGGGATTGGCACGGGCGGCGGGTCCTTACGACCTGGAGTTCAGGGAGGCGGACGTCAAGGATGTCCTTCGACTCCTCGGAGATCAGGAGGGGATAAACATCATTATAGGCGACGGAGTTAAAGGTACAGTGACAGCGAGTTTCCGTGGGGTCGGGTTCGAGGAGATCCTCGACTCCATCATGAAGATGAATGATCTCCGGGCGGTCAAGGATGGGTCTATTCTCAGGGTTGAATCCAGGCTGAACATGGTTGGTAGAGGGGATACCATGGTGCACCGGGTCTTTCGGCTGGACTATTTCAAGGCAGAGGCATTGGCAAAGACCCTCGCGAAGTCCCTGTCACGGGACGGATCCGTCACCCCCGACGAAACGACAAACAGTGTGCTGGTCAATGAAAGTCAGGATCGGATAGATGAGGTAGCGGCGCTCATAAAGGAGCTGGACCAGCCGGTTCCACAGATCATGATTGAGGCCCGCATTGTTGAGACAACCACGACCTTCGCAAAGGAGCTCGGGGTCCGGTGGGGATTCCAATACAGCCGAACCTCAGGCGGCAACGTCACCAAGGTGTTCGGCACTCAGGCAGGCAATAGCATTGTGAATGTGCCGGCCGCGCCGGTGGTGTTCGGAGGCGCCGGATTCTCCTTCGGAAGGCTGGACGGATCCCTGAACCTCGATTTTCAGCTCACCGCCATGGAGAACAGGGGGGTGGGCAAGATCATCTCGACGCCCAAGATCGTCACTCTCGACAGGGCCGAGGCCACCATCCAGGCCGGGGTAAAGATACCGATCCAGACCGTCAGTGAGCAGCAGGGGGTCGCCACCACGAAGATTGACTATATCGACGCATTTCTGAAGTTGACGGTCACCCCCCAGGTCACATCCCAGGGCCAGATTGTGATGAAGATTTCCGCCGAAAGGACGGAGCCCGACTGGACCAGAACGGTGAGTGATGTCCCCGCGCTCCAGACCCGGGAGGCGCAGACCCAGGTCAGAGTCCGGGACGGCGAAACCGTGGTTATCGGGGGCCTTCTTCAGGAAAATGAGAAAAGTGTGGAGAGCCGGGTCCCAATTCTGGCGGACATCCCCCTTATCGGCGGCGCATTCAAGCGAAAGGAAAAGACAAGGGACAATGGCGAACTGCTGATCTTCATTACTCCCAGGATAATCTCGCCTTGA
- the ybgC gene encoding acyl-CoA thioester hydrolase YbgC: MSEPGRDQVSNIEYRVCYEDTDSGGVVYYGNYLRYFERGRTECLRARGCTVKQLDDQGFLFPVIHAEINYRSPGFYDDLIRIETGVVRMGRTSVTFEHRIFRSADDTLMVEGRTTVVCVGRNLRPKRIPKEIRDLAGGPVPV, translated from the coding sequence TTGAGCGAACCGGGAAGAGATCAGGTTTCGAATATCGAATACCGGGTGTGCTACGAGGATACCGATTCAGGCGGTGTCGTCTATTACGGAAACTATCTCAGGTACTTTGAGCGGGGCCGTACCGAGTGCCTGCGTGCGCGTGGCTGCACCGTAAAGCAGCTGGATGATCAGGGATTTCTGTTTCCCGTCATCCATGCCGAGATCAATTACCGCTCTCCCGGTTTCTACGATGACCTCATAAGGATCGAAACGGGTGTGGTCCGGATGGGAAGGACCTCCGTTACCTTCGAGCACAGGATTTTCCGGTCGGCCGACGACACTCTTATGGTTGAGGGGCGGACGACGGTGGTCTGTGTCGGAAGGAATTTAAGGCCGAAGCGCATTCCGAAGGAGATAAGGGATCTGGCAGGCGGGCCGGTTCCGGTCTGA
- a CDS encoding fimbrial assembly protein (PilN), with amino-acid sequence MRYRTNLLPDDVKARKSLRLGDLIMVLLVVFFITGLVTVGVMYERRFIAIQKGIASLNFQKNQLLFEEDRTKEILRRIEGIQARQAEDGKVVNLLESLIRGKIFWSRILAQITYIVPEGVWLNSLSSSGRESGRELVLRGTALSNKWVARFLFYLENHPDFSGVSLKYSRLTKMAGRDLYGFEVHAVLSPGAGRF; translated from the coding sequence ATGAGATATCGTACCAACCTTCTACCTGACGATGTGAAGGCAAGGAAATCCCTGCGATTGGGAGATCTGATCATGGTCCTTCTGGTGGTTTTTTTCATCACCGGCCTTGTGACCGTTGGGGTCATGTATGAGAGGCGGTTCATTGCCATCCAGAAGGGGATTGCCAGCCTGAATTTTCAGAAAAACCAGCTGTTGTTCGAGGAGGACAGGACAAAAGAGATCCTCCGCAGAATCGAGGGTATCCAGGCCAGGCAGGCCGAGGACGGAAAGGTGGTAAACCTGCTCGAAAGCCTGATCCGGGGGAAGATTTTCTGGTCAAGAATCCTTGCCCAGATAACGTATATCGTCCCGGAAGGTGTCTGGCTGAATTCACTGAGCAGCAGCGGGAGGGAATCCGGCCGGGAACTGGTGCTCCGCGGTACGGCATTGTCTAACAAATGGGTTGCGAGGTTCCTGTTTTATCTGGAAAATCACCCTGATTTTTCCGGGGTCAGCCTGAAGTACAGCAGACTGACCAAAATGGCCGGCAGGGACCTCTACGGGTTTGAGGTCCACGCCGTTCTCTCCCCTGGCGCAGGGAGGTTTTGA
- a CDS encoding Pilus assembly protein, PilO yields MIGVRDVFSRLSGGKQLVRYLALILGMMVLYLPFQRLYLDPKLERIEASRKRMDAVAGEVRSLHTDVGDMKTRAAMEQDVLEKYRLLEEHLDAAKRMLPTKENISDLLGKLTQPGVRTGVSVLSLLPYPPEDTPNLTRLSFKIQVEGRYINIGKYLSALENMDRLILIDNVQITGGDQDNRKVQAQILASTFLLKDDDFARSHQGAQ; encoded by the coding sequence ATGATCGGGGTTCGAGACGTTTTTTCACGGCTTTCCGGCGGGAAGCAACTGGTCCGCTACCTGGCCCTTATCCTGGGCATGATGGTGCTTTACCTCCCATTTCAGAGGCTCTACCTCGATCCCAAACTGGAGAGGATCGAGGCCTCCAGAAAGAGGATGGATGCGGTGGCCGGTGAGGTGCGTTCACTTCACACGGATGTCGGGGATATGAAGACCCGTGCAGCCATGGAACAGGATGTGTTGGAGAAGTACAGGCTTCTGGAGGAGCACCTTGACGCCGCAAAAAGGATGCTGCCCACCAAGGAAAACATTTCCGATCTGTTGGGAAAACTTACCCAGCCGGGAGTCAGAACCGGGGTCTCAGTTCTCAGCCTGTTGCCCTACCCCCCCGAGGATACCCCCAATCTGACCAGGCTGTCTTTCAAGATTCAGGTTGAGGGGAGATATATAAATATCGGGAAATACCTGTCGGCGCTGGAGAATATGGACAGGCTTATCCTTATCGACAATGTCCAGATTACCGGCGGTGACCAGGATAACAGGAAGGTCCAGGCCCAGATATTGGCTTCAACGTTCCTTCTCAAGGATGATGACTTTGCAAGAAGTCATCAAGGTGCCCAATGA
- the xcpT_1 gene encoding type II secretion system protein G precursor: MKNRGEKGFTLIELLLVILIITGLAAIVVPNYMKVSDASNVAVDAANKEALKAATRLMVLDGGLVAVSDAGELNTTGGTVNLAAYDSTVYVHGPYIESIPVSSVAGTVYSVTVAATTGAITITP, encoded by the coding sequence ATGAAAAATCGAGGAGAAAAAGGTTTTACACTGATAGAGCTGCTGCTGGTGATCCTTATTATCACCGGACTGGCGGCCATCGTGGTCCCCAACTACATGAAGGTGTCGGACGCATCCAATGTCGCAGTTGATGCCGCCAACAAAGAAGCGTTGAAGGCGGCTACCCGTCTCATGGTTCTTGATGGAGGGCTTGTGGCTGTATCTGATGCCGGCGAACTGAATACCACTGGCGGGACGGTCAACTTAGCGGCCTATGACAGTACCGTCTATGTTCACGGACCGTACATCGAGTCGATACCTGTGAGCTCGGTTGCCGGTACCGTGTATTCGGTTACTGTAGCCGCAACGACAGGGGCGATTACTATTACCCCTTAG
- a CDS encoding putative peptidoglycan binding domain protein codes for MYLKRFGLKEEPFRLTPDPRFFYRGKQHERALAELLYGVEQRKGFMVLTGEVGTGKTTVCRALLGALGPEYETALILNPRLTADELIGTVVRDFGVRDLPAGATKGELIAHLNRFLLTVALDGRGAVLLVDESQELSGDLLEELRLLSNLETDREKLLQIVLIGQPELVETLSTMELRQLRQRVAVWAHLGPLDPEETASYIGRRLAVASGGHHVVHFTPKARKALNRLSGGYPRTINLIADRALLGAFSRNTARVNSSMVVKAGREVAGRKTVSVRGRQTAAVVVAAAAIAMVSFPSGLGHLTRVFGPEVSNGVVTERPAAVGAIPDLLSRYFILTGSDYLGREARLWRINGRTIQDIALALHGIEAREQYGMSMAVVSLDEDLWRLTGAVGIVPVEKTGGFGLIRPDGNAAGMWRIIVPGEGEQHLVDGVEGGGPPGMTKALVLFRPVPGLRLALRRGDRGPAVSVLQTALVSLGMLARDQAIGTFGPRTEKAIATLQKRWGLQATGVLDDVTGYYLSRFDGRGWRRQT; via the coding sequence ATGTATCTGAAGAGATTCGGCCTGAAGGAAGAGCCTTTCAGGCTCACGCCGGACCCCAGATTTTTCTACCGGGGAAAGCAGCACGAGCGGGCCCTGGCGGAACTCCTCTATGGCGTGGAGCAGAGGAAGGGCTTCATGGTCCTGACGGGAGAGGTGGGCACCGGCAAAACCACTGTCTGCCGGGCACTTCTTGGCGCCCTCGGTCCGGAATATGAGACAGCCCTGATCCTCAATCCCCGTTTGACGGCCGACGAACTCATCGGAACGGTCGTCCGGGATTTCGGAGTAAGGGACCTGCCGGCCGGCGCAACGAAGGGCGAACTCATCGCGCATCTCAACCGGTTCCTTCTTACGGTCGCGCTTGATGGAAGGGGGGCCGTACTCCTTGTGGACGAGTCCCAGGAGTTGTCGGGGGACCTTCTCGAGGAGCTGCGGCTCTTGAGCAACCTCGAGACGGACAGGGAAAAACTCCTGCAGATCGTCCTCATCGGTCAGCCCGAACTGGTGGAAACCCTGTCCACGATGGAACTGCGGCAGTTAAGACAACGGGTTGCTGTCTGGGCACATCTCGGACCCCTCGACCCGGAGGAGACCGCATCCTACATCGGCAGACGCCTTGCGGTAGCCTCAGGTGGGCACCACGTCGTGCATTTTACCCCAAAGGCACGCAAAGCCCTTAACCGCCTTAGCGGAGGCTACCCAAGGACCATCAATCTTATTGCCGACCGTGCTCTGCTGGGTGCTTTTTCCAGGAATACGGCCCGGGTGAATTCGAGCATGGTTGTCAAGGCCGGCCGGGAGGTGGCGGGGAGAAAAACCGTCTCGGTCAGAGGTCGGCAGACCGCGGCGGTCGTCGTGGCGGCAGCCGCAATCGCAATGGTTTCCTTTCCATCCGGTCTTGGGCATCTGACCCGTGTTTTTGGACCTGAAGTTTCCAATGGCGTTGTCACCGAAAGACCTGCGGCCGTGGGAGCGATTCCTGATCTGCTTTCCCGTTACTTCATCCTGACCGGATCCGACTACCTGGGCAGAGAGGCACGGCTGTGGCGGATCAACGGGCGGACGATACAGGATATAGCCCTCGCTTTGCACGGCATCGAGGCCAGGGAGCAGTACGGCATGTCAATGGCGGTGGTGTCTCTCGATGAGGACCTTTGGAGGCTAACCGGGGCCGTGGGGATTGTCCCTGTGGAAAAGACCGGAGGGTTCGGCCTGATCCGCCCTGACGGGAACGCAGCCGGCATGTGGAGGATCATAGTTCCAGGAGAAGGTGAACAACACCTCGTGGACGGGGTTGAGGGCGGTGGACCGCCTGGAATGACGAAGGCGCTGGTGCTCTTTAGGCCTGTTCCCGGGCTGAGATTGGCGCTCAGGAGGGGTGACCGCGGTCCGGCCGTCAGTGTCCTGCAAACCGCCCTGGTTTCCCTCGGCATGCTTGCCCGTGATCAGGCCATCGGGACATTCGGACCGAGAACGGAAAAAGCCATCGCAACCCTCCAGAAGCGTTGGGGCCTCCAGGCCACCGGAGTACTTGACGACGTCACCGGGTATTACCTGTCCCGATTCGATGGGAGAGGATGGAGAAGACAGACATGA
- a CDS encoding photosystem I assembly protein Ycf3 — MSIIHDALKKVQGPPDIGLPGEAPPGPDKCRSSRKGSSILTVAAVTVGVLALGVLVWRVGLLSKGVDTQRGIPVSGTVSSAMTTPPAAKETVPRPTTTIDPAEQLATDALRHFRTGDISTAEEEYRQVLALPVGNRAEIANNLAVVLRKEGKLKEALSLYNSSLAKNPRYAEALNNRAVVFRRMGRYPEAQRDLKKALALVPEYAVAQANLAIVLEAAGRKKAAVAAYRRYLANPSRGPGLEDALIRRRVSLIEEGIAALELRKGVGGNSESGGR; from the coding sequence ATGAGCATTATCCATGATGCTTTAAAGAAGGTTCAAGGTCCGCCTGATATCGGGTTGCCCGGGGAGGCCCCACCCGGACCCGATAAGTGTCGATCATCCCGAAAAGGTTCCTCGATTCTGACTGTCGCAGCGGTTACGGTGGGGGTGCTTGCGCTTGGAGTCCTGGTCTGGAGGGTGGGGCTGCTGTCGAAGGGGGTGGACACACAGCGCGGTATTCCGGTGTCCGGTACTGTTTCTTCCGCAATGACAACGCCCCCAGCGGCAAAAGAGACCGTCCCCCGTCCAACAACCACGATTGACCCCGCGGAACAACTGGCTACGGATGCCCTGCGGCACTTTCGTACAGGGGATATTTCCACAGCGGAGGAGGAGTACAGGCAGGTCCTCGCGCTGCCTGTGGGCAACCGTGCTGAAATTGCCAACAACCTGGCGGTTGTGCTCAGAAAGGAGGGGAAGCTCAAGGAGGCCCTCTCCCTCTACAACAGCTCCCTTGCAAAAAATCCCCGTTATGCGGAGGCACTGAATAACAGGGCAGTCGTGTTTCGTCGGATGGGGAGATACCCGGAGGCGCAGAGGGACCTGAAGAAGGCCCTGGCCCTGGTCCCGGAATATGCGGTGGCGCAAGCTAATCTCGCCATTGTTCTTGAGGCTGCCGGACGAAAAAAGGCGGCAGTGGCAGCCTACCGTAGATACCTTGCCAACCCCTCTCGCGGCCCGGGGCTGGAGGATGCCCTTATCCGCAGAAGGGTCTCGCTTATCGAGGAGGGAATAGCCGCCCTGGAGCTTCGAAAGGGCGTTGGAGGCAATAGCGAATCAGGCGGGAGGTGA